DNA from Salmo salar chromosome ssa24, Ssal_v3.1, whole genome shotgun sequence:
AGTTTTGAGAATTGGTCGTttatgacgtccggaatagagagtaaaaggagcaggtttctgggggcgataaaatagcttcaaagtataatgtacagacaaaggtatggtaggatgtgaatacagtggaggtaaacctaggtattgagtgatgatgagagagatattgtctctagaaacatcattgaaaccagaagatgtcatagcatgtgggggtggtggaactgaaaggttggataaggtataatgagcagggctagaggctctacagtgaaataagccaataaacactaaccagaacagcaatggacaaggcatattgacattaaggagaggcatgcttagccgagtgatcataaatgtccaagtgagattcagacagctagccgggccataggtagcaagctggcagaagatggagggaggtctgtttttagccacctcgtgcgtttccgtctgtagattagtggggttccgtgtggtagggagGACCTgttcaattggcaaaatagttatagttatagtggcccaagaaaattgtccgatagacctattaagatagcagccgataagacagctaacgattagcgggccgcagatgggcgttcaggttacgtcgcgatggaggggccagttggataactccctcgggcagataacgtcggtagtccagtcgtgaattgattggacatgatttggaaaggcacaaacacctgtctatataaaggtcccacagttgccaatgcatgtcagagcagaaatcaAGCcaagaggttgaaggaattgtcggtaacgcttcgagacaggattgtgtctaggcacagatctggggaagggtaccaaaacatttttgcagcattgaaggtctccaagaacacagtggcctccatcattcttaaaatggaagaagtttggaaccagccgcccggccaaactgagcaatcgggggagaagggccttggtcagggaggtgacgaggagcccgatggtcactctgacagagctccagagttcctttgtggagtggtagagtggccagacggaagccactcctcagtaaaaggcacatgacagcccgcttggagtttgccaaaaggcacctaaaggactctcagaccatgagaaacaatattctctggtctgatgaaactaagactgaattctttggtctgaatgccaagcatcacgcctGGAGGATACCTGGCACCACCCCtgcagtgaaacatggtggtggcagcatcatgctgtggggatgtttttcagcggcagggactgggagactagtcagggtcgaggcaaagatgaatggagaaaagtacagagagatccttgatgaaaaccttctccagggTGCTCAGAACcttagactgggggcgaaggttcaccttccaacaggacaacaaccctaagcacacagccaaaacaacgcaggagtggctttgggacaagtctctgaatgtccttgagcctggacttgaacctgatcgaacatctcaggagagacctgaaaatagctgagcagcgACGCGCCCTGTCCAACCTGACagcacttgagaggatctgcagagaagaatgggagaaactccccaaatacaggcgtgccaagcttgtagcgtcatacccaagaagacccaaggctgtaatcgctgccaaaggtgcttcaactttttcaaaaggccaatgttttttcctgtcaagtttgggCACCTATCAGTTGTCACACTGAATAACTTTTCAAAATTCAGTCCCAACTTTGCCAcacacacttattaacctcctccaataaatctttccctgtggctgtgctcttcattgactgcactgaagcaacctcctctgtaatttcaaagtctGGAGTTATGCCTCGTAAGAATATCGACTACTCCGTGTCATGTGCATCATtgctctcatccagggccaaagagaaataggtgaaatcctttaccatgtctttcaactgttgttccatattctctgcGATGTCCTCAACACGCTCTTTCTTGTCGGGGCAAAGTATTGCTGCAGTCAATTAAACATTCTTTAATGAATTCGCCCTCAGCGAATGGCTTGCTATGTCTAGCAATTTTGTGGGACAGTACATAGTTAGCTCTCGCAATTCCGTTGTTTGCTGAATGCAGTGttgtgaaaagtccttgctgcttttgtaactgagaaagcaactctttcgatgcacttgccctctgctcagaagacatattcctatatttctctgcatgcttcgtctggaagtgtcgggacaagttgtagtctttcaagacagcgatgctctctttgcacagtaagcacacagctttccctgataccTCAATAAAGACATATTTCAATGTCTACTCTTGCTGGAACCccctacattcattgtctactttcattttctttgaaaaactattttttgCGCAATTTGTAGCTAgctatttgtaactgtgacgtGTGTCCCTTGTGCAGTTATTTTTAcatgccttcaaaataaatgtcccacaGCAGTGGGAGTTAAACCATTACACAAAGGCAAGTATTAATTGGGCTTTTAATTGTAACAAATATGTTTTTGAAAACATTACCATCACAAATTAATTTTGTGATCTGAGCATGATTCCGCGGGCCGTATTCGGCCGCCGGCCTTTGTCCAAGCTtgaagtaaagggtctgaatacttatgtaaacaatatttctgttttaaatgtttttatgaatttgtaaaatgatcaaaaaaactgtttttgctttgccatgatggggtattgtgtgtagattgatgagggaaaaaactattttatccattttagaatcaggctgtaacttaacaaaatgtgtaaaaagtagtggtctgaatactttccgaatgcactgtatatcatttTTGAACAAGACATTTACTGTATTTGGATCACCAGGCTTCTCTTATTCTGTTAACATTGTGAAAGCCTATTTGGTAGACATCTAAGCTTAGTTGGATGTGACCATAATGATTTTTCTTAGTGCAAAACCCATCCTAATAACCTGTATCCAACATGTGTATtgattgtttaaaaaataaagcaGTAAAACGCCATATAATACATTTGTTTTAATTAGAATAGCATATACTAGTACTTTCAGCAAGCACATTCACATACACCACGGTCCAGTAACATATGATCAGCTGTCTCAAATGGTTAGCAACTACTTGACCTCCCAACACAAACAAAATTAGTTAACGATCCTTGATACTAAGTCAGAGTTCCAGATAGATCAGATTGGGTGGCCTTTTTATTGTATAAAGTTCTTTGGGTATAGTTTGAATAACTTTCCCTCCTGCGTGGGCTCAAATCCATATTTCTCCAGCTGTTCCTTATCAAAGGAGCCTTCCTCAAAGTCTTTCTGGATCTGCTGGGCCACAGCCTCGGAGAACAGACCCTCAGGGGTGACAGCGGGCTCCGTTCCAGCCGGGGTGCGGTACGACACGTAGGGCTTGAGTCTGAATCCCTCCAAGTCAGGCACCACAAACTGGGGGATCATTGCCTGTACTGGAACAAATTTTCTGCTGGAGGTTAGTACTCCTGTTGGCTGTGCCCCTCTGCCTTTGTAGTGAGTCCTTGAGCCACGTTTGCTGGTGAATTCAGCCATACGATCGGCTCCTCTTACAATGCCCCGTCGAAGAGCATTCAATACGCCCATCGCATCGAAGAGTTTTGGAGTCAAACTGTTGGGCAAATCTGTATGGAGTCAATGAAATGGGTGAGATTACAATGGGTACTTTGGTAGCTAACAACAGTAAACATAGCTAACTCACTATTTCCTCACTGCTAGGAACCTACCTCTATCAGTTCTTTCACATTAGTTTAAATCAAGTAAAATGAGACTGGGATGAAGAAACAGATTAAAATAAGCATTTTAACTATTGACCGTTTGAATACCCTGTGTGAAAATGTGAGTCAAACTGTTGCAAGATATAgataacatttttatttacaatgatggctaccaaaaggcaaaaaagcctcctgcggggacggggattaaaatatgtttttataaaaaatatttgacaacacacacatcacgacaagagacacaCCACGACATAAACTAGTATAGTGTAGATAATCATTGTACCagttaaaccgctgtgaaatatagtttccataaccaaaaacatTGTTGttttagctgtttgaagctggtttaCAAAAGTAAAagagcaaaaacaaaacttaacggTAGCATAGAAATACTGAACATAGAACAGctttaccgcttcttagacttgctttcaagtagAATGATTGATCTAAAACTAAAATGTCTATGCAAATTTGACCAGGTCGACCGAAAAAATTACATATTTCCACTAATTGAAATACTGTTGAATTACATT
Protein-coding regions in this window:
- the LOC106585148 gene encoding 39S ribosomal protein L41, mitochondrial isoform X2 yields the protein MGVLNALRRGIVRGADRMAEFTSKRGSRTHYKGRGAQPTGVLTSSRKFVPVQAMIPQFVVPDLEGFRLKPYVSYRTPAGTEPAVTPEGLFSEAVAQQIQKDFEEGSFDKEQLEKYGFEPTQEGKLFKLYPKNFIQ
- the LOC106585148 gene encoding 39S ribosomal protein L41, mitochondrial isoform X1 is translated as MKMSSDLPNSLTPKLFDAMGVLNALRRGIVRGADRMAEFTSKRGSRTHYKGRGAQPTGVLTSSRKFVPVQAMIPQFVVPDLEGFRLKPYVSYRTPAGTEPAVTPEGLFSEAVAQQIQKDFEEGSFDKEQLEKYGFEPTQEGKLFKLYPKNFIQ